GTTCCTCGCCGGCCCCGAGGCCGAAACCGCCAAGGCGCACCTCATGATAGAGAAGGTCAAGCTGCCCATACTCCTCATCCAGGGCTGGCACGACGAAGTCGTAAGGCCCGAGGAAACGCACGACCTCGTCAGCATAGCGCTCGAATCGGGGAACGAAGACGTGTCCGCTTTTTACGTCAACGCCGGGCACACGTTCGAAGGCAGCGAGAGAGAGCTCGGCGAAATCATAGTCAAGTGGCTCGACAAGAGATTTAAAGCCTGAAACGGAAGGGTGTAATGGTTCCGAGACAGAGAAGACTTGTGAGCTTTGAAGCAGAGGACGGATTCCTCATAAACGGGCTCCTCGTGTCCGGCGAGTTCGAATCGGAAAAGGACCTCTACGAAGCGCCGATAGTGCTCGTCGTCCACGGCGTCCTCGGGCATTTCCTTGCGAGGGGCACCCCCCGGCTCCTCCCGAACGCGCTCGTCGATCACGGCTTCAGCTCGTTTTCGATAAACACGCGCATGGCGTTCACCGGGCAGATATTCGGCGGCGGCATATTCGACGAATCGGCCCTCGACGTCGAAGCCGCTGCCAACGTCCTCGCCGAGGAGGGATTCAAGAACATAATCGTCCTCGGGTGGAGCCTCGGCGCGAACATCACCGTCTACTACGCCGTGAGGGGCGCTCACAAAAACGTAAGGGGGCTCATTCTCGAAGGATGCTCGTCCTCGCTCCCGGCGTCTAACAAAAAGCGGCTCGACAAGTGGCAGAGCATTCCGTCCTACGATCACATCTACGAAATCGCGAAGAAGGTCTTAAAGCCCGACCCCATGACGACGGAGAACGACAGGGTGTTCATAGTCTACAGGGCGTGGGGGCCCAACTTCAGCCCGGCCGAGGCCGAGATGTACACCTACAGAACGTGGTGGTTCATGCGGAGCCCCGAGGCGCATAACGCCAAGACGAACGAAATCATATCGAGGGTGAAGCTCCCGGTGCTCTTCATACACGGCGAGCACGACGACGTCGTCGGCCACGACGAGGTCGAGGAGCTCATGGCCATACTCAAAAAAGCGGGCAATAAAAAATCCGAGCTCGTGTACATCCCCGACGCGAAGCACGACTGCATGGAAAATCCGCCCGTAACCCTCGAAGTGCTTAACGGCTGGCTTTCCGGGTTCGACAGGTCCACCGGCAAACGGAAGGCCAAATAGGAAGAGGCTCATGGAATCCGGGTGTGAAATCCTCATCGTCGGCGCGGGCATAACGGGCCTCGCCGCCGCGCGCGAGCTTACTAGGCGCGGCTACCGGGGCATCACGATAATCGAAAAGGAAGCGTCCACCGGCGCACACGCCAGCGGCCGTAACAGCGGCGTCCTCCACGCGGGGATTTACTACGCCGCCGGCTCTAACAGGGCGGCCTACTGCGTTACGGGCGGGCGGCTCATGAAGGAGTTCTGCCGCGAGAAAGGCCTCACGCTCGTCGAGAGCGGCAAGGTCATAGTCCCTGGGAGCCCCGATAAGGACCACCTCCTCGACGAGCTCAAGCGAAGGGCCGACGCCGCCGGGGCGAGGTCCGAGATCATAGGGCGCGGCGAGCTTCTCAGGCTCGAGCCCCACGCCGCCCCGGTCGAAAGGGCTCTCCATTCGCCCGACACGGCCGTAATCGACCCTAAAGAAATCCTCACGGCGCTCGGGGAAGAGCTCGAATCCTCGGGCGTCACCATAAAATTCGGCACGGCCTTTTCCGGGCTGAAGGGCTCCCGAACCGCGGCGACATCAGCCGGGGATATAACCTTCTCGAAACTCATAAACGCCGCCGGGGCGTACGCCGACAGGGTGGCCTCGGCTTTCGGGGTCGGCGGCGAATACAAAACACTCCCCTTCAAAGGCACTTACAAGAAGCTCATCAAACAGAGGGCCTGGCTCGTTAAGGGCAACATCTACCCGGTCCCCGATCTCGGCAATCCCTTCCTCGGGGTCCACTTCACGAAGAGCGCGCACGGCGAGGTCTACATAGGCCCGACGGCTATCCCCGCGTTCGGGAGGGAAGAGTATGGCGTCCTCGACGACCTATCCGCCGAATCGCTTTCCATACTCTTCCGCGACGGGGTGCTCCTCTTCACGAACCCGGATTTCAGAAGGGCGGCGCTTACGGAGATAAAAAAGTACTCGGTGGACGTTCTCATCAAAGAGGCGAGGGGGCTTCTGCCCGGGCTCGCGAAGAGCGACGTCGAGGATACGCCCAAGTGCGGCATACGCCCCCAGCTCGTCGACTGGCGGACGAAGGAGCTCGTAAACGACTTCGTCCTCGTAAGGGACGGCGACTCCCTCCACGTCTTAAACGCCATATCCCCCGCCTTCACCTGCTCGCTTGCCTTCGCGGGCCGCGTCGCGGACGCCCTCCTTGCCTGACGGAAGCGGCGCGCCTTTCACGGTAATTCTTCCCCCGGGCGATTGTCAACGACGGAGGCTGCGGTAATATATCATACTCGGGAGTATCGCGACGGGGGCCTGTTCGTCTCCCGCTCGATCCATATTAAACCGGGGGCAATCCCCGCCGCGAGGTAACAAGCAAATGCCGGAATTGAGAATTATCCGCACATACGCCGATAATCCGGGGCATCCCGACATCGATACGTATCTTTCGGAAGGCGGCTACTCCGCCCTTCCCAAGGCGCTCAAGATGACCCCCGACGAGATAATCGAGGAGGTCAAGAAGTCGGGCCTTAGAGGCAGGGGCGGCGCGGGCTTTCCGACAGGCATAAAGTGGGGATTCATCCAGCGCGATTCCAAAAAGCCGATATATCTCTGCTGTAACGCCGACGAGAGCGAGCCCGGGAGCTTTAAGGACAGGGAGATAATGGAGCAGAGCCCCCACCAGCTCATAGAGGGCATCGCGATCGCCTGCTACGCGATCAACTCGCACAAATCCTACATATACATACGCGGCGAAATGCCCTACGGGGCCAAGGTCCTCAATAACGCTATAAAAGAGGCGTACGAGAAGGGCTTTTTAGGTAAGAACATCCTCGGCTCGGGTTTCGAGCTCGACGTGGTCGTTTTCAGGGGCGCAGGCGCGTATATCTGCGGCGAGGAAACGGGGCTTCTCGAATCCATCGAGGGCAAAAACGGCGAGCCCCGCCCGAAGCCGCCGTTCCCGGCGCAGGTCGGGCTCTTCGGATGCCCGACTATTATCAACAACGTCGAGACCCTCGCGTTCGTGCCTCACATCCTGAACCGCGGCGCGGGCTGGTTCGCCGCCATAGGCACCCCCAAGAACGCGGGCACGAAGATATTCGGGCTCTGCGGCAAGATCAACAAGCCGGGGCTCTACGAGCTTCCGCTCGGCATACCGCTCCGCCAGCTAATCGACGAGTACGGCGGCGGGGTTCCCGGCGGAAGAAAAGTAAAGGCCATATCCCCGGGCGGCTCCTCGGCGGGGATACTCTCGGCCGAAGAGCTCGACATCACGATGGACTTCGATTCTCTCGCGGCCGCCGGCTCTATGCTCGGGACGGCCGGCGTCACGGTCATGGACGACGAGACGTGCATGGTCAGGGTCGCCCAGAACCTCGCCCATTTCTACAGGGACGAGTCCTGCGGTCAGTGCGTTCAATGCAGGGAAGGGACATGGTGGCTCGAAAAGATGCTGACGACCATCGAAGAGGGCAGGGGCAGGATGGAATACATAGACACGCTCCTCGACGCCTGCTCACAGATGAGGGGCACTACGATATGCGCCCTCGCCGACGGCTGCGCGATGCCGGTCGAATCCATTGTCAGGAAGTTCCGCCGCGAGTTCGAGGATCACATAAGGCTCGGCAGGTGCCCCTTCGGACACAAACACATGGGCGACTGGGCGTAGAAGGACGCCGTCCCAAACCACGATAACCGCATTTTAACGAATAAGACGTCACAGTGACGCAGCTCCGCCGGTTCTTTCGGCTGTAAATCTGTATTCCAAGGGGGTTTTACCGGCTGGGTCGAAAGGGAAGATTACTGCTGTGCGCTCTTTTTGCTTTCCGAAGAAGACGGCGGGGTTTCAAGACCGTTGTCGTGCAGCTTCCTCGCGTCGTCCTTCGAAGGAGTGACGTCGATTTCGTCGTCTTTCATGGACTTCCTGAACCCCTTGATCCCCTTTCCAAGCGAGGAGCCCAAGTCTCCCAGCCTGCTTGGCCCAAATATGAGAAGGAGTATGCCGAGTATTATTAAAAGCTCAGTAACGCCGAATTGGCCCATCGTTCTATTACCTCTAGGT
This sequence is a window from Thermodesulfobacteriota bacterium. Protein-coding genes within it:
- a CDS encoding alpha/beta hydrolase, whose amino-acid sequence is MSFEAEDGFLINGLLVSGEFESEKDLYEAPIVLVVHGVLGHFLARGTPRLLPNALVDHGFSSFSINTRMAFTGQIFGGGIFDESALDVEAAANVLAEEGFKNIIVLGWSLGANITVYYAVRGAHKNVRGLILEGCSSSLPASNKKRLDKWQSIPSYDHIYEIAKKVLKPDPMTTENDRVFIVYRAWGPNFSPAEAEMYTYRTWWFMRSPEAHNAKTNEIISRVKLPVLFIHGEHDDVVGHDEVEELMAILKKAGNKKSELVYIPDAKHDCMENPPVTLEVLNGWLSGFDRSTGKRKAK
- a CDS encoding FAD-dependent oxidoreductase, encoding MESGCEILIVGAGITGLAAARELTRRGYRGITIIEKEASTGAHASGRNSGVLHAGIYYAAGSNRAAYCVTGGRLMKEFCREKGLTLVESGKVIVPGSPDKDHLLDELKRRADAAGARSEIIGRGELLRLEPHAAPVERALHSPDTAVIDPKEILTALGEELESSGVTIKFGTAFSGLKGSRTAATSAGDITFSKLINAAGAYADRVASAFGVGGEYKTLPFKGTYKKLIKQRAWLVKGNIYPVPDLGNPFLGVHFTKSAHGEVYIGPTAIPAFGREEYGVLDDLSAESLSILFRDGVLLFTNPDFRRAALTEIKKYSVDVLIKEARGLLPGLAKSDVEDTPKCGIRPQLVDWRTKELVNDFVLVRDGDSLHVLNAISPAFTCSLAFAGRVADALLA
- the nuoF gene encoding NADH-quinone oxidoreductase subunit NuoF; the protein is MPELRIIRTYADNPGHPDIDTYLSEGGYSALPKALKMTPDEIIEEVKKSGLRGRGGAGFPTGIKWGFIQRDSKKPIYLCCNADESEPGSFKDREIMEQSPHQLIEGIAIACYAINSHKSYIYIRGEMPYGAKVLNNAIKEAYEKGFLGKNILGSGFELDVVVFRGAGAYICGEETGLLESIEGKNGEPRPKPPFPAQVGLFGCPTIINNVETLAFVPHILNRGAGWFAAIGTPKNAGTKIFGLCGKINKPGLYELPLGIPLRQLIDEYGGGVPGGRKVKAISPGGSSAGILSAEELDITMDFDSLAAAGSMLGTAGVTVMDDETCMVRVAQNLAHFYRDESCGQCVQCREGTWWLEKMLTTIEEGRGRMEYIDTLLDACSQMRGTTICALADGCAMPVESIVRKFRREFEDHIRLGRCPFGHKHMGDWA
- the tatA gene encoding twin-arginine translocase TatA/TatE family subunit, producing the protein MGQFGVTELLIILGILLLIFGPSRLGDLGSSLGKGIKGFRKSMKDDEIDVTPSKDDARKLHDNGLETPPSSSESKKSAQQ